The Setaria italica strain Yugu1 chromosome VIII, Setaria_italica_v2.0, whole genome shotgun sequence genome includes the window GAACAAGAAATGGAAGGATGGACAGGGTACTCTATATGTGATTATGCTATTGCAATGGCACTGTACCTAGAAAGGGAGAAACAGATAGAAGAGCTTGAGGATGGATCACTAAGCTCTCTGCAAGGTTGAGGGAAGACAGATTGGGAGTACCCAGAAACATTTGAACATGACCAGGAACCTGAAGTAGAATCAGCAACCATCGAGAAATTGAGATTTGACAGGCAAATAGCTGTAAATGGGGCGCCATCAATTCCTGACAAAACTCCAACAGTTGAGATGTTTGTGCCGACCAAGTTCTTCATGGTGATTTGATTGATCACTGGTAGCTGGGATGGGTCAAAACTGTCATCTGGGTGGCTTGAACAGTTACCAGTGAACTCGATGCCAATATGGACATCTTCCATTTTAACATCAGAGACGACCACTTCCTTTATGTAACCCCCACGGCCTGGTGAGGTCTTGAAAGAAATGCCTTTGTAGGAATCATGGATCCGTAGGTGGTTAACATGAATATCTGAGATTCCACCTGACATCTCGCTGCCAAATGCAAGAGCAGCTCCAGAAGATGATAGCAGATCCACCCTGTTGATATGAATGTTAGAAGTAGGCCGCCCAAAGGAAATGCCATACTTGTCCCATCCACTTTTCAATGAGATGGCTTCATGACTAACACTAACTGTGCTGTCTTCAATGCATACGTTTGAACATGAATCTGGAGTAAGAATGAACAAACGGTGAAATAAGTGAATATTTCATGCCATGGCTGTAATGCAGAAGAGTGAATACTGCATGCCGTGGCAGTCAAGTGCAAAAGAGTGATGCAGTACGAAAACTTAGTTAGATATGGAGTGATGTTTTGGGACAAAAAGACAAGAAAAACTACAACGCTTAAAATCATAATTGGATATCCAAAGTTAGAGAGTCGTATGTTGAGGGATTTAAGACTACTCGAGTTCAAGGCATGTGGATtcttaaattatttttctaccTTTTAAGCATATAATCATCCAAGCCTGAATGCTAGCAagtacaaaggaaaaaaaaaagaaaaacagatttCTTTAGAATTAGGGAATTAAATGCTACCAGCAAGAATGACTTCAAATATCTATGCTATCTGAACAAAAAAACGACAAAAACAATGCACCAAGACTAGGGAAAAAAATTCACACCTGGAACTATGCCATCAGTCAATGGAGCATCCAGTGCAGTCTTAATCGTCACATTGTGAACCTTTACATTACTACAAAAACAGAAACAGTATGCATTAGTACAGATGCAACTAAAATTCACCAAACCACAACTTACACACAAAGCTAAGCTGATGGCATTGCACCTGCAGTACACTGGATGTATGCTCCAGGCTGGTGAATTTAAGAATGTCAAGTTTGAGATCACAATTTTTTCAGAATGCAGAAACTCCAGAAGATGAGGGCGACTATGGTTCAGCTCATGGGAGCGCAGCCACTGCCACCATACTGATCCCTGGCCGTCAATAACTCCATTATTCCCTGGAATAAGTGGATGGGACATGCAGGAGTTATCAAAATTTTCACTAAGAAACAGAACAACACTCTGCAATCAGTAACACATGACAGAAAAAAGTAGCTACCGGTTATGACAACATCAGTCAAGTTGTATCCATTTATTAAGCTTCGATGTCTAGGACCAGGAAGATCTAGCCCTTGGCCATAAGATGGCAAAGGTTCCACAATCGGCCACTGCGATGAGTCCTGCAATGAGGAAGAAATCAAAAAAAGATACTCCTATCAGTAACTTTAATCATTAACAAATACAGAAACCCTCGTatgtgaaaaaaatattattccTTTTTACATCCCAAAACAATGTGAAATGTTAGACTTCACTGCTACAGAATTATGcacgacaaaaaaaaacaacatatGCAAGAAACTTGTGAATAACGACAGAGAAGTGATCACAATTTGCATGGCGGTACCTAAGCAACACGACTAGTCTTTTTTTGGCACACGATTAAAGAGATTAGCTTCACTTCAAAACTATGCAAAAGGTAACGGTCTCCTCTTGGCTTCCTCCCTCACAGCAACAGCTATGTTTCACCTTCCAAACATTACCTTCCTAGAGCAAAAGCAGACAGAACCAACTACAAGCTTGAACAAAACTTGAATCCTACTTATTGGGATATCCTCAGAGGATTTCTCCTTGCCAATCTAAGCAATAACAAAGAGCATAAGCGCAAGAAAGATAGCGTCCAAATCCACAGCATGTGACTTCAGCTTACACATGTCAAAATCACTACCTCATCAGGTACATCCAACAACCATATCCAAACAAACTGAGATGATCAGATCGGCATTACCAATCCTAACCACAAACAATTCAGCCAATGTAGCTTGAAAAGGATAGGCATCATCACATACATGCAACCACAACCAAAAGCAATTGTGCGCGCCCCTTAGCACTCCTCAAGCCAACGCAAGCAGAATATCTGTAACTACTACTGCCATAACAACCCGTGACAAGGAAAAGAATTGCAAGCAAGCCAATCGCCCCCATTGCCATTACCTTTGAGCCGATGATGACGGCGCCTTTCTCCAGGTAAAGGGTGAGGTGACTGGTGAGGTTGAAGCTGCCGGTGAGCCAGCGGCCCTTGGGCACGTACAGCTGCGCACCGCCCTTGTCGGCGAAGGAGCGGACATAGAACACGGCGTTCTGGAAGGCCACCGTGTTGAGGGTCTTGccgtccccgacggcgccgAACTCGGTGATGGTGACGCTGTGCGGCCGCGACCCCGGCGGCGCCTGGTCCCCCAGCCGCCGCAATTCGCCGCGGACCGAGCCGAGCGCGGCGGCCAGCACCAATGCCAGGACAACCTGCAGAGGACGCCATTGCCATGGCCGCGGAACGAATTAGCAATCCAAACCCATCCAACACGAAATAGAAAGCTGAAATCTTTCGAATCAAATCTCCGGAACTTCGCTGAACCAAGACCACGGCGAGGAATCGCATCTCCGTCCTCACGAGATCTCCGGCGGGGGCGATCAGGGGAGCGAGAAAAGGGCCCGCCATTCCCTGACCAAGATCCCGAAATCGAGCACGGATCACACGGGAGAGGCGGCCGGCCAGTCGACAGCCACAGCGAAATCACGAACCCATCGCCCCACGCGCATAAAGCAAACGAGCGAGAATCCAAGAGCCGCCCATTCAGCAGCGGAGCAAGAAAGCGCCGCCTTTAATGGcggaaggaagaagagggggGGAAAATCCAGAGAGGACGAGGAAACAACCATCGAGCAAACGattcaatccaatccaatccaatttCAGAGGACAACGTACTTACTACTAGACCCTTCATGAGTCCGTCTCCCTCccctcttcgccgccgccggagatgaagagggagagggaggcgaagcAACGGCGACCCGAACCGCCGCCGGAGAACGCCGACCAACAGAAGCCGAAAAAAAATGGCCCCTTTTTCTCCTCAGAATCTGGTGGGACTACGGCGTAAAAGGCGGCGGGAGGAGAGGAGCagccgccggctgccgccgccgctgcagcagcgAGGGGAGGAGATGCTGCAGCGAGCGCCTGCGGCGGCAGGGAAGAGGGGGGGAGGCGGAGGGAAGGGGATGTGTTTACAGGGGAGCTCTACTGCTACTACTAGTAGGAGTACTAGCAGTAACAATACTCTGTTTCTGGGTCagtctctccctccctctgccTTCTCTTATTCTCTCTAATGTGTGTGATTTGATTACAAAAGGAGAAAGGATTTAAAATGGGAATTAGAATTGGAAGGAGGTGAAGGGGAAAAGGTTGTATTTGGATGAGTTGGCATTTTCATTTATTCTGTTTCTATTTTTTGGTTTGAAGAAAATGAGTTGGAGTTTTCAAGGATGGCTTTTGATTTGATTGATTGCCCAATAGGATACGGATTCAAAGGAAGGAGGAGAATTCAAAACCGATTTAGTGATGGAAAGGGGTAACTGAGGgggtttctttttcttctttttttttttttggtggagtaTTGGTTTTTTGGTGTGTGGTGAGTTGGCACCTGGCTAGGATATGAGAGAGCTGTGTTGGTCTTGggcatg containing:
- the LOC101761713 gene encoding probable polygalacturonase gives rise to the protein MKGLVVVLALVLAAALGSVRGELRRLGDQAPPGSRPHSVTITEFGAVGDGKTLNTVAFQNAVFYVRSFADKGGAQLYVPKGRWLTGSFNLTSHLTLYLEKGAVIIGSKDSSQWPIVEPLPSYGQGLDLPGPRHRSLINGYNLTDVVITGNNGVIDGQGSVWWQWLRSHELNHSRPHLLEFLHSEKIVISNLTFLNSPAWSIHPVYCSNVKVHNVTIKTALDAPLTDGIVPDSCSNVCIEDSTVSVSHEAISLKSGWDKYGISFGRPTSNIHINRVDLLSSSGAALAFGSEMSGGISDIHVNHLRIHDSYKGISFKTSPGRGGYIKEVVVSDVKMEDVHIGIEFTGNCSSHPDDSFDPSQLPVINQITMKNLVGTNISTVGVLSGIDGAPFTAICLSNLNFSMVADSTSGSWSCSNVSGYSQSVFPQPCRELSDPSSSSSICFSLSRYSAIAIA